The DNA window agtgaagatgacttctttACTTCTGGGTCATAGTTTTTCTCCCCTCCTCAATCTCGTACTTCAAAGGGTCGCCGTCCGGCGAACCTTTGAAAGATTGAACCAACAGTTTGCGCCAATTTCACCCAAACGAATCCGAACGAGTAGCCGCCGTGGAAACTGCAGCGCCATCGACTCTACGGTGGTCTCCGACGACAAAAACTACGGGAATAAACAGATTATTAGCGTAACACAGCAGCTATACGGTTATATATTGTCCAATGTTAGAGAGCCAGAGGTAAATTCGTCTTATGTTCATGTAAATCTGATACTTTTCTTCTTGTCTCTTAAACTTTTGTCTTTTGTTTCAGATACTGCGGGAACTTAGAGAAGAGACTGCCTCAATGCGAGGGAGTCAGATGCAGGTAACACATTTCTTTTGGGTTTCTTGCATTTGGAATTCAGACAATTTATTGGTGTACTTTTGCTGATTATGATTTATAACCTGCatttgttgataggtatctCCTGATCAAGCACAATTACTAGTGATGCTTGTTCAGATACTTGGAGCAGTAAGGTGCATTGAAGTTGGTGTTTATACTGTATGTTTCCATTGTTGGCTTGTTGCTTGTAAATTAAGATGAACTTCATTACtgatttgattttcaatttGTTTGATCTGTTGAAGCTCAAAGTACTaacccatttggaaacacttagtTTGAtcatggattatttgaaaaaacaagtttttatttctaaataaccttatttgatttaggttatacaaaattaagttatttaggGTATTTGAGGAAAAAGACAGTAAGGGTATAAATAGATACGGATCCATAAACAGAAACAATAAGactttgtttttgtttcatatgggttatttgggattagTTTCAAATAGCACACTACTCAATCATAATCTATTCATCAATCAGGTCATTCAAAATACCATCTATTTTATATCCCACTTTCTTCTTGTTGACATGTAAATCCAAGAAAGTATGGTTTCTGTTTATGTTTTCTCCAGGGGTATTCATCGCTGGCTGTTGCATTAGTTCTACCGGACTCAGGGTGTTTAGTTGCTTGTGAAAGGGATGCTACATCTCTTGAGGTTGCAAGGAAGTACTACGAGCGAGCCGATGTATTACACAAGGTGAAAAATATATCTAACCTGTGAAAGCTctagattatatataaaaggGAAAAAAAGTTGGATGAATAAATCATTTTGTAGATGAAGTTGACGGGTTAGTGGGTTTTAGTAGCTTATAATAGTAGAAAATGTATTATTTGGAGTAACAAATGAAATGGTATTGAAACTGGATTAGTACATTACACTTGTGTTGCggaacttatatatttttttcgatGGTTTTGTTTAGGTACGTATAGAACAAGGACTAGCAGTTGATACTTTAGAATCGATGATTCTGAATGGTGAAGCCTCCAGGTAAATATTTCTTCACACATTCCGATTCTATATAATGGTGATTTATAAGTAGTGAAAGTAGTCTTACTTCAGTTGCCTTGTGCAGTTATGATTTTGCATTTGTTGATGCTGACAAGAAAATGTACCAGCAATACTTTGAATTGTTATTACAGTTGGTGAGGCAATATCCTTTGATGATGAAACAAAAGTTTCTTACATTATTTATCGGCCTTTTCTAAGAGCTTAAAGTTTATCGCACGTTTTACAGGTAAGGGTTGGAGGTGTTATTGTGATCGATAATGTACTTTGGCATGGACAGGTTGCTAATTCACAGGTAAAAATTGGGATATGCTTGATTGAGTGtatggataataataataaccaaTATCAAatgattattgatttatttgttttctttttgtaCAAACATAGGTGAATGACTCGAAGACTGTCAGCATAAGGGAATTTAATCAACGGTTAATGGAGGACAGCAGAATCAGCATGAGCATGGTaggtttttttttgtgtttggGATGATGATGTGCTTTTCTTCAtcttaattgtattaatttttctatttggAATGGATGGCGTCACTTTTAGGTGCCCATCGGTGATGGTATGACGATTTGCCGGAAATTATGAGATTTTCAAAGAGAAGATTGAAAGCACATTGTTATTATCACCTTGCAAATCAGGTTTAGGGAGAACACACCATATTAAGGTTGGTGGTCATGTTCAGTCTTTGGGTCATCTTGATAAAAAGAACTCAAGGCCTTAAATCATTTGGTATAGATTTTTTGAGTGATCAAATGAAGaggatattttgatatttagattgatatattgaattattttaagataatccTAGAAAGCGCACTTCAAACAAGGCAATGGTTCATTTTTGAGTGTTTGCTGTAATTTTCCGATTTCTATTGCCTTAAAAGGTAACATTAGAATGGCTTTCACTCAAGCAACACATCTTATTTCATCTTGTagaataaaaatctcaaaattacATAACAAACGTGAGTAGGAGCTAgctatatatatgatagatgCAAACGCGAGAAAGATTAGTTCATCAGAGATCCTTGAAAGCAGAAAACAGATCACCATTGACATAATCGTTGTCCACCAAGCTGACCAAGAAGTAACTGCTTTGCACCTGTGTTAACATCAACAAGATTTAACTCCTTATATCCCAATACATAGACAATGGCCCATTTGAAAATACTTAATGTTTTAGTATAGGTTTTCAGATACAGAAAAGTTTCGATTGAAAACAAACTAAAGACAGAATTGATAATGTGTTGGCAGTTTTTACCTGTTCAAGCAGTTTTCTTGATGGGTCATCTTCCGGGTATAACTTGGCCCAACCAGTTGACCAAATCTCGAAAGCTTCATCCTTCCAAACCATAAAGCTGGCTGGATCCACTACTGTCGGTTGAACGATTTCCTTGGCTGGGAAGACTCCCCATGTGACTGCGTTCACGTTATTTTGGGTAATGTTGGATACCCAGTTTCCTCCTTTATCAACAGCCATATAGGTTAAATATGGGAACGTCTCGCTTTTCTTGATCAGAGTATCTAAATTCTCTTTCGAGCAGAAAAACTCTACATATGCCTTTTGATACACATAACCACCTGGTCCACCCCACCCTGAAAATCATATCCAGAATAGCTCAACAAACATATTAATGAACTTCATCAActaaaacactaaaataatcttactttcttttttatatCAGTTTAAAGTATTACAACATTTAGCCAAAATAATCCACTTCATCAAAAACACATACATCAAACAGACTCTAGGTTTGGATCAAAGTCCAGGTCCCTAGTTGGGTTTTCTAGATAAAATTGATGTTCAAAacaggtttaggtttaggtttaaaGCTTAAGTTTAGGATCTAAAATAGGTATTCTGTCAATACATTAGGATTCCAGCCTAGTAACAAATTACTgtgttaagtttttatttggTCAAAAGTTGATCAGAATGAATCAATTTGCCAGTTCATCAGTTAATTATGATTGGATCCAGTATAAACTCTTAATTGGGTTTTTGAGACAAGTTCATGATAAAAAATATCCATTCAGCTTTAATTCTCAAGTATTTCTCCAAAACAGTGGATTACTAATTAGAAAAGAATGCACAGGGAAAAGAGGAAAAAACATTAGACCAAGTgggtattttcaaataacctttttaatgtttttttgatGGAGGTGTTATTATAAATTAGGTTATTTCGGGTAAAAAGATATTaagggtataaatatataatgaaaaaaaatatttttattaaatagagggtatttttgtatttgaatGGTGTGATTAATAATACATTGTTGATTGGATTGTggattatttagaattaatctaaaataaccTACAATAAGCTCAAGTCAGTTTTGCGGTCAACTGAGTCAGAGTTTTACAATGGAAGATGTGAGACTTACCAACAGAAGGAGAATCAGATTTTGTACCATTAACTGCTGGTTGACTGTTTATTGTAAGAAAACCTTTCGAATTAATGGCTCCCAGCTGCTCATTTATAATCTTTGTCTCTGGCTGAAGTCCCTCTAATTCTGACCATGGACTGCTTCTCAATTCCCCAAGGCAGTACTTTTTAAATTGCTGATAAAGAAGGCCCCTTGTGTTAACTGAAAGTAGGGTTTTCAGAAAAGCAAAATGAAATGGAATCTTACATTGTGTATTTCTTCAACATTCTTCAAAGGAAGAACCCACTCCTCTTGAAGCTTTTTATCACGAGCTCTTGGCCTCATAAACTGCAGGAACATGAAAGCTTAACAAATGTCAGAAGCTAAATGAGGTACTAGAGCTCAAGATATTCTTGCCTTTGCAACATTTCAAGCTCTTATTTGCTATTAAAACAACAAACACACACAACTTAAGTGATGAGAAACAAACTTAAGAAGACATAGAAGAACATAATATGCACATTTCTCTGATTTACTGTTttcaagagaaaaaaaattcaattagtCCTTATTTAGAAACATTTTTGTTTCTAAGAAATCACTAGTAAATTTCTGGAAATAGATCCAAATATATTTCATAGGCTTATTAAAGCCAACATCTGTTCAGTCTTCTTCGTATGTTTGAAGGTAAGTCTTTTCGTGAACATCTCGATAAAttaaacactatattacttgaattgagaaatatagatgttaagatcgAAGATGCTACATTAATTTTGTTAGTATCTTTACTCAactcgtttgaaaattttgttcaatcgttCGTTATTAGTAAAGACACCGTGACTCTAGAAGAAGTTAAGTCAACACTTCATTCTAAAGAACTACGGCATAAGGCGAGCGGTGAAATTATAGACAATCAAACATCTGGGTTGATTGTCAGAACATTCAACTATAAAGAGTGGAAAAAAGAAGGAACGAAAATACAAATCTAAGGGCCCTAGTGCTAAAGACATCtacaattattataaagaacTTGGTTATTGGAAAAACAATTGTCCTAAAAAAAGGATAAATATTCCACGAATGCTATAACACAGAAAGACAGAGACACCGACTCTGAGGAGGACATTGCCCTTGTAGCTAACGCTTCTCTACACCCTATTGATACGTGGGTGTTGGATTCTGGGAGTTTATATCATATGATTCCGAACAAAGAATGATTCGATACCCatgaagattatgatggtggaaacATTGTCATGGGAAACAATGTCATATGTAAAACTATGGGTATTGAGACTATCAAGATTCAGATTGATGATGGTAAAATAAGGACCCTAAGCATGTTTCTCAACTGaagaaaatgtaatatttttaggcattttagatgataaaagttttaagtttagaaaaaatatcaataaaggTTCAAAAGTAATACTGAAAtgtatcaaacaaaataaattgtatatactATAAGGTAAAACGCTGATAGGTTCCGCTGCGGTCACATCCAACTCTGTGAATCGACACCCTAATAAATCAAGTTGTGGCATATGCGACTTGGACATATAGGTGAGAGTGGATGCAAATTCTGTATAAACGGGATCTTCTATTTGGCCACAAGGTTACCAACATTGAGTTGTGTGAACACTGCATTTTCGAGAAAAAGACTACAACTATTCATATGTCAATTACAGGAAAATGTAAACACCTAACTTAAATAAGTGTAACCGTAGAATAATGTTGATATAacgaaaattaatataaactacAAATAATTAATGGTTGATAATAATTTCTATACTAAAGGAAAATCGTTATATATCTCCACCTTGCCTTAGTATTACCCAACAAGATGAGCCTTATTATACTATTTTCAACTGTCAACATTTAACAAGTCTAAATAATGGGTGAATGAGTGAATTTGTTAAGTGGGATCAACTTCGTGAACATGTCAGCATGATTATGATAAATGTTAATCTTTTTCAGCTTGATTCTCCTCTCAGTACGAAGAATAACGAATATCAATATGTTTTGTTCTATcatgatgcacttgatctttggTCAAACAGATAACACTTAAACTATCACAACAAAATCGGTGATggttttttgatttatttactcaTGTATGTAGACGACATGTTAATCGCAGTCAAGAAAATGGCAGAGATTCAAAAGTTGAAATACATTCTTAGTTCcgagtttgatatgaaagattTAAGTGGAGCATGAAAAATTATAGGCATGAAAATAGTAAGAGATCGAGTTCAAAAGAAGTTATTCCTTTCGTagaaatgttatattttgaaaatgttgtccC is part of the Impatiens glandulifera chromosome 1, dImpGla2.1, whole genome shotgun sequence genome and encodes:
- the LOC124920002 gene encoding tricin synthase 1-like encodes the protein MTSLLLGHSFSPLLNLVLQRVAVRRTFERLNQQFAPISPKRIRTSSRRGNCSAIDSTVVSDDKNYGNKQIISVTQQLYGYILSNVREPEILRELREETASMRGSQMQVSPDQAQLLVMLVQILGAVRCIEVGVYTGYSSLAVALVLPDSGCLVACERDATSLEVARKYYERADVLHKVRIEQGLAVDTLESMILNGEASSYDFAFVDADKKMYQQYFELLLQLVRVGGVIVIDNVLWHGQVANSQVNDSKTVSIREFNQRLMEDSRISMSMVPIGDGMTICRKL